In the genome of Arachis stenosperma cultivar V10309 chromosome 2, arast.V10309.gnm1.PFL2, whole genome shotgun sequence, the window cgccagaaacaagcatagaactggcgttcaacgccagaaacatgctacacatgggcgttgaacgcccaaaacaagcatcaatatggcgtctaaacgccagaattgcatgcaaaggcgttttacacgcctaattggtgcaggaatgtaaatccttgacacctcaggatctgtggacctcacaggatccccacctacctcacacactctctctccattcacggtcatcccttctatttttcattcaccactcatatccatccactcttcctcatacaccccacctaccttcaaaattcaaaatctctttcccacccaatctcACCCATATAGTCGAATACAGACatctctccatctcctccatatcttcttcttcttcttcttctattctttcttcttttgctcgagggcgagcaacattttaagtttggtgtggtaaaagcatagcttttttgtttttccataaccattgatggcacctaaggccaaagaaacctctagaaagagaaaatggaagacaaaagcttccacctccgagtcataggagatggagagattcatctcaatggtctatagctcagtggtagaacatttgattgcacatcaagagagcccactcatggacctcaacaagagcaggaggaattccctcatcaagaaatccctgagatatctcaagggatacattttcctccacacaactattgagAGCAACTAAGgttaggagcaccaaaatcactagggatggagcaacaaaggcaaggaagagacatagagaagctcaaaaagcaccattggtccttcaagaaggcaccaccctcactaaggtggactcattccttaacttccttgttcttaattctctgtttttcgatttttatgctatatgtttgtttatgttttgtatttctacttcatgatcattagtatttagtaactatgtcttaaagctatgaataattctatgaatccttcacctctcttaaatgaaaaatgtttctaattcaaaagaacaagaagcacatgaatttcaaaattatccttgaatttagtttagttatattgatgtggtgacaatactttttattttctgaatgaatgcttgaagagtgcataattttgatcttgttgtttatgaatgttaaaattgttgactcttgaaagaatgatgaacaaagagaatgttattgacaatctgaaaaatcatgaaaattgattcttgaagtaagaaaaagcagtgaaaaagcaaaagcttgcaaaaaaaagtggcaaaaaaaaattaataatagaaaaaaaaaaagaaaaagcaagcagaaaaagccaatagcccttaaaaccaaaagacaagggtaaaaaggatccaaggctttgagcatcaatggataggagggcctaagaaaataaaatccaggcctaagcggctaaatcaagctgtccctaaccatgtgcttgtggcatgcaggtccaagtgaaaatcttgagattgagtggttaaagtcgtgatccaaaggaaaaagagtgtgcttaagagctctggacacctctaactggggactttagcaaagctgagtcacaatctgaaaaggttcacccagtcatgtgtctgtggcatttatgtatccggtggtaatactggaaaacaaagtgcttagggccacgaccaagactcataaaagtagctgtgttcaagaatcaacatacttaactaggagaatcaataacactatctgaaattctaagttcctagagatgccaatcattctaaacttcaaaggagaaagtgagatgccaaaactgttcagaagcaaaaagctacaagtcccgctcatctaattagaactaatattcattgatattttggaatttatagtatattctcttctttttatcctaatttattttcagttgcttggggacaagcaacaatttaagtttggtgttgtgatgagcggataatttatacgctttttggcattgtttttaggtagtttttagtataatctagctacttttagggatgttttcattagtttttatgctaaattcacatttctagactttactatgagtttgtgtgtttttctgtgatttcaggtaatttctggctgaaattgagggacctgagcaaaattctgataaaaggctgacaaaggattgctgatgctgttggattctgacatccctgcactcaaaatggattttctggagctacagaactccaaatggcgcgctctcaacggagttgaaaaatagacatccatagctttccagcaatatataatagttcatgctttattcgagattagatgacgtaaactggcgctcaacgccagttccatgctgcattctggagtcaaacgccagaaacacgtcacgaaccagagttgaacgccaaaaacacgttacaacttggtattcaactccaaaagaagcctcaactcgtgtaaagatcaagctcagcccaagcacacactaagtgagccccggaagtgaatttctgcatcaattacttacttctgtaaaccctagtagctagtctagtataaatagaagattttactattgtattcagtgtcttttgaccacgttacatctttggtctcggttttattccattattcatcttaggagactattgatcacgttttgggggctagccattcggccatgcctgaaccttcatcacttatgtattttcaacggtagagtttctacacaccatagattaagggtgtggagctctactgtacctcgagttttaatgcaattactaccatcttttattcaaattcaatcttatttctgttctaagatactactcgtacttcaacctgatggatgtgatgatccgtgacactcatcatcatctatCCCTATGAaggcgtgcctgacaaccacttccgttctacaagcgaaagctagagtgtatatctcttagatttctgATGCACAAtgcatggttgccctcgcctgacaaccgagccttccatttcgtgagatcagagtcttcgtggtataagctagaattgatggtggcattcatgaaaatccggaaagtttaaaccttgtttgtggtattccgagtaggattctgggattgaatgactgtgacgagcttcaaactcgcgattgttgatGGCTATGCCGAAGATGACATGGGGTTGTTTGGTTTTGTAAGCTGTTAGTTAGTTTCTGTCTGTTTTAATCTTTTGATTCTGTTTCTTGCTCCACTTTGGTGTTGAGCTCCtttgtttcaaaaaataaagaaaacaaattGTTACTTTACTTGTTGCTCCGAGGTAGAGTCCTATGAGCCAATATCTCTCCGGTTCCTACTTCCAGAATGCCCGGAGTACCTGCAAAAGACACTCAAACGTCAAAATAAGCATGTGCAGTGTTACTTTTCACTCAAGTCGATTTTATAACTATGCTCAACCTTTCTTTTAGGATTTATAACTAGAATAAATGTATATTTCGTAACCAAGTTATAATCATATGCCATTACTTTGAGGGTGCTAGTCCGAGTTAAAACGGACACATCACATATTATGTAAATACTTATGTGGTAATGGTACATCAACGTAAATGTGCTCTAATCAACTAATCAAGATAAAAATGTCATCTAATAAATGGTGATGAAACATATTCAACCTCAATGATCATGGAACAATTTCTCCAAATTATAACCATACACCGAATATTGAATGATCAAGCGAGAGATGAGGgtagaaaaatatatatctaGTTCAAATGGCTAATCAAATGAACGAACTAAAGAATGAGTTAAGATAAATGCATGTAGGCCGTCCCCATTCAACTATCTTTGTAATTGCAAAGGCTTGGCCTTGCGGATGTGGCCCATGCTGTTGACTAAATCCTTGCGGGTGCAGACAGGGAATGCATTGATGTATTTGAAAGCATTAAGCCGCCATAAGACATATGGGAAGCTGAGTTGATCCCTAGAAGTGAATCGAACCACCTCATTAAACCAGAGGCACATCAGAAGATTAGTTAGTGGCGTATGCTTCCTCACGATAACAGAGGCTTCACACAGAGCTGCACAGAACAAGTTTTGATGTGTTCAATGAGAGGATTAGCATAACGATAACAGAGGATTAGCATCTAGCATAGTCATAAAGAAAATGATTGCATAAAGATATTCTAGGTGAAATAGAACAGCAAGGTATGCTTTCGTGAACAGGGAAAACAAATCTTAAAACTTAAAAAGTCAAAGCTATTTTAGCTAATAATGGGGGGAAATGTATAGCAATGTGCACCTTTCTTTCCAATAAATCTTTTGACTTCAGGCAACCCATCCTTGCGGTATTGGTTCAACTGCACTTCAACTTCCTCTGGCTTGGCTTTATTTTTCTTGACTACAGCCTTAGCCTCATCGTAGACACTACTACGAGCTCCATGTTCAGATATGGCAAATACTGAATGTGGGCGCCAAAGAAGTGCCTCCAACACACCTAGTGGGTCCCTCCTAAATTGGGACTTTGAGTCTACCCAGAGAGAGTATTTTGCTTGAGGAAATAGGCGGTGGCTTAACATCTAGAAGATAGGCACACAAACTAGTTGAATCAAGTAGATGAAGCAAAGGTAAAGAATAACATAGCAGCAAAGATCTTACTTGCATACTAACATTTATTTATGTGAGTGTTGccataaaagtaaaaaattcaaataactaCACAACTACTTCATTCTGCTCACTATTTTATTGAACATATATATAAATGGAAAGAAAAACTATGCCTCTACATCAATAATTCAAGAATATGGGCAAATACAGAATTATATACATGGGAAAATTTTAATAGAATGAAATCATTTTAAAGATTGAATACCTTGGGAATTTTTCCGTTCAGCCTTTGATCAACAAAAGGAAGATCCCTCACAATCACAACTCTCCATTTCCCTATAAATCCATTTTCTCCAATTCGGTGGTCTGCCAATTCCTGTGCTCTTAAGGTGATTTCATCCCAGAATGCTACGTAGCAGACCTGCATACCACTAAACATATTTGGAAGGTAAGATTGGTGACTTTTAAGTTACAATAACAATGAAACTCTTATGCTAATCAAGTAACCTTCTTAAGTGAGGCCTCTGACATCCCAATAGGTTGATAGAGATCATCTCCACCACCAAATGCACAAGTAGAAACCACAACTTCGCAAGCTTGCATATAAGTTTTATCTTCATCAGATATCTTAAACCCTCCATTTAAACTGTAGAAACCACAATGTACCATCATAGATTCCTTAATCTATATGAAGAAAAAGAGAGCATAATATGAGCATAGTAAGCATATTAAAAAGTTTAAGTAACAAAACCATGTAAATCCTTGCTACAACTTTAGGAGAAATCCATCTCCCCGTTTAATAATATTCAAAtattaggtcttaaaataaataaggaTAAACAGATAATTACCTCAAAACTTGTATCTCTCTGCTCTAATGTTTGATTTCCAGTGAACAAATTAAATCTCGCAAGAGAAAAGGTAGCATTCCGTCCTACAAAAGAAGACTCGCCCTCTGAAACATATAGAACCTGATTAACAGGGCCATTAGACTCTTCTGTCACAGGAATATCAAGGTGTTCAAGTTCTTCAACTGGCAGAAGCTTCAAGCAACCTACCAGGATCAATCAAATCACacatcataatcataattaattacaattacAATTGCAAGTTTTTGCGTGCTGGTAACAATAACTGAGAACTTACGCGGTGGATCGAGCCGATTCAAATTGTCATGTTGGGGTTCCTTTCCCAATGCAAGTTGCGAGTTTATTCCACCATTTTTATTTGGAGTTCGTAGCTCTGAGGTGACAGTGGAATCAGGTTTGCGACCAATGGTGAAGGCCTCGAACACAAACAAAGCCGAAGCTAAAAGAATGATGATTAGGATCCAGTGTCTAAGTAACTTCCTCAACACTTTTTCTCTGAAGTCGTGGTTTCCTCTGTGAATCACTATCTTACGCTTCCGTCGCGTATGAACCCGCACGCCACCATGTTCGTCGGATTCATGGTCGGAGATAGGGATCGATACGCTGTTCTTGTTGTACATCGAAAAGTAGAATATCTAATGAAAAATTCAGAGTGGTTTTAGG includes:
- the LOC130960454 gene encoding probable hexosyltransferase MUCI70, whose amino-acid sequence is MYNKNSVSIPISDHESDEHGGVRVHTRRKRKIVIHRGNHDFREKVLRKLLRHWILIIILLASALFVFEAFTIGRKPDSTVTSELRTPNKNGGINSQLALGKEPQHDNLNRLDPPRCLKLLPVEELEHLDIPVTEESNGPVNQVLYVSEGESSFVGRNATFSLARFNLFTGNQTLEQRDTSFEIKESMMVHCGFYSLNGGFKISDEDKTYMQACEVVVSTCAFGGGDDLYQPIGMSEASLKKVCYVAFWDEITLRAQELADHRIGENGFIGKWRVVIVRDLPFVDQRLNGKIPKMLSHRLFPQAKYSLWVDSKSQFRRDPLGVLEALLWRPHSVFAISEHGARSSVYDEAKAVVKKNKAKPEEVEVQLNQYRKDGLPEVKRFIGKKALCEASVIVRKHTPLTNLLMCLWFNEVVRFTSRDQLSFPYVLWRLNAFKYINAFPVCTRKDLVNSMGHIRKAKPLQLQR